The genome window TGAAATTTTTCTTCGTACTGTGGTAACACTTAAAACAGAACATCAGCAGTGGCTTTCTCCGAATCAAGAATTTCAGTAAGGACACAAGTCCATCACACAAATTAAATTGTCTGAAAACATGCACACTACTAACTTTTAGGCATTGCTTTAGCGATATAATCAAGACATGCGCCGTTTATGATCATTAAAGAGtacaaataaagaaaaaatatacatatttaaaataccTCAATATGTGTGAAAATGATAAATACAACTAATAGTGTAATATTTTCAAACAGAAGGAGTACTTAAGAACTAATATAAAAATCGAAAATCGATTAGTTAAGAATTAACTTCCTACTAACAAAAAAATCGGAAATCGAAACTAATTGATTGCTCTCCGTTTCAGAATAATTCCGGAATTTATCGCAGATTTTTCGATGAATCAAAGTGTAATCTAATAATCAGTCAAATACATATTACAATAATCATTTTTACTAAATCGATGATTTTTAGAAcacgaaaaataaaaaatataatcatatataggATATATTTACCGGTGACATAgttgaaattgatattttaaaattttagtcgtGTTTacaagaaatatattaaaaataatcaaatccagATTGTAATTCGCAATCAAGCCGATAATCTGTTGATCGATCTGATTTAGCTCAGAGATCTGGTtcgagaaaaaaataaaaaaaaattgaatgtcTTGACAGTTGCATGCTAATTATGGCGGGTATGAATATCAATCCAAAATAATAGTAGCAAACTAAAATTGGCTCTCTGGCCCTCCCACACGCACGCAGCACTAATTCATATAAAACAATTCAATATTCAAAGTTTTAACGGCGAATGTGATTATCCGATCATCACTTTCCGATTGGATCACATTCGGCTTTATAACATTTTCTTATTGATTATTTATCCTCCTCCTCTACTTTTTTAATTCTCCTCTTATTACCATAACATCTCATCTAGGGTTTTGTTCTCGTTGATTTTCCTGCCTTGTAGACATACAAGATATCAATAATTAAGATCAATCctttttaatattgtttatgtGCTGATAAGGAGAAATCTATATATGGTTGTGTATTAATCTCAGGAGGGAATGAtcatcttttatttttcatttttggaTGTTATGAGGGTTGCCTGAACATTTCCAGATTCATTTTCCGGATTTTTGAATTTGGAAGCTTTTAATCGAGTAGACTCGGGGTATGACAAGAATAGGGGTAAGGTATATCTTACCTTACCCGTACATCTGACCTTCCTCAGACCATTCTTCGGGATGAGACAAACAATATcgggtatgtttggtttggaaGGATTTGATCATGTAACTTGTGTAATGTTATGTGAAATTGCAATTTGGCtactttattaaaaattttaagtttgataTTGGAAATTTTCTATAATCTGATGTGTATGATTCGAGTAGCTTTATGATTAGGTGGGGGAACTACTCGTCAGGCCCGTTTTCTGCGGGAGTCTTGTGCAGTGAGCACAATGTTTATTAGCTATTGTATCTAGGACAATAATTTAATAGAAGTTAAGCAGAGAGACTACTTCTAGTTCACGCCAATGTAAAATATATCCGGTGGACTACCAGAGCTTGCTATTTAGTTAGGAAGGCAAGAAGCTGAGTTTTAAGGCTAGATTAGTGGTCAACAGTGTCTACGTGGGTCTTATGCATaatgttttttataaaatacataactTATCAGATGCCTTGTCTCCGTTGTATTCTGTTGATGTCACAGCAACATAATGGGATTTGTAGTTATTCAGATACGTGACAAAGAAAGCCTGTGAGAGTGTGAGTTATTGTCAATGTAATGTACAATGTGCATAACGATGatttatacatttatctatttataagcATTTGAAAAAGGCATCACCTCAATAAAATTCCTTAGCTGCTTGTGATTTGGATAATGTTAGTTGCTTAAGCTTATGTATATATTCAGTTAAgtgaatattattaatttaaactttaaaacttgagctagttaatttctttattGTAGCAGCTCATAAGGTGCTTTATGTTTGTTTATTGCTGTTTTTCATGCACTCTCTAGTACTTCCATTTTCTAGTGGATTTCAAGCATGATTTCTTTGTCCAAAGATGTTTGTGTAggattaaattgaaaattttgaataatctaCCATGTTTAGGACCAGGAAGGCTACTAAACATATCTGGTGTTTTTCAGTAAATATGCCCTTTGTCTGTTAGAATCTATAAGCAAAACTTTAGTGATTTGCATTATTTTCCCTGTCTAACATAGTTAGAAGTTTCCAAGATTAGCAAGTGAAGTCAGTTTTGTGGTATTATTGTGTTGTCTTGATACGCTCAATAGTGTTGACTGTTGAGAGAGGAAAAGTTACGGGCCTTGGGCGGGGTTCAGggaagaaagagaaagagagataTATGAGAACACATATACGAGTTTTCACAAAAAAGCATGCTTAGAGCAAATCCAAGAGCCTAGCTCCTAGTGTGTTCCTTCAAATCATTATAGAAGATATGGCTCCTAGTGAtctatgatattatattatatcttaaCTCCCAACAACATTCCTGTTCTTTTTGCTGACCTCTGCTTGTCATTTTTACTTTACTACTGCAAGCCCTTTCTTAACGTAACACACCATTTTTACAGCTGGCAGAATAAGTCTGGCTTCATTGCGCCTTGTATAACAACATTTTGACTTGCATATACTGCAGATAACATACAGCTGCAGTACAATAAAGTTattatatagacacacacacttGTGTCAAGACTCCAGAACCATCTGCTAGTTGGAAGGAAGTGATCTCCATCTCGACCTGTCAAGCGCTATACACAGTCACTTGGTCATTCACCTGAAATATTAACCCAAAGAACAACAATAGAGAGTCGAGTATTACAGTAGTTGCTGCATGTTTCGTGGAAGCATTCACCCTCATGGCCCTATTCTTATTCTGCTGTTTCAGGGGTAGGAGGAAGAAAATTCACCCCAAAGATGGACTAAGAGTTGGTAGGCTTCTTCTAAACTTCTTCTTAGATTTTTGTACATGGTATCTGTTGTGGCAATaacttatttattaaaattgctTGTATTTGTATCTCCAAGTTACATAGACTTCCTTACCTTTCAGGTTCTCCAGTGATCCACAATTCCTTGTCCAGTGTCAACAGTTTTAGCGCCGAATCTGAAGATTCACTAGCTGTAGATTTAGAAGCAGAAGCTCTGGAAGTTTCGCAAGAGGACACTTCTACAATATTGCCAGTCCCGCCTGGAAGAGTGCGCGGTCCAACTCCAAAGTTCACTGCAGGTAAAAGATTTTTTGGTCGCTCGGCCAATGTCAACCGCTATACCATCAAACCTGATAACTCTCTTACCGAAGAAAAAGTACCAGAAGAAAAAGCAGCAGGAGAAAAAGCAGAAGAAGAGAAAGCATCTGAAGAAGAAGTATCAGAAGAAAAAGTATCTGAAGAAAAAGtgtcagaagaagaagaaaaggtatcaaaagaaaaagaatcagAACCTACAGACGCTCCACCTCCTGACAGTCCTGCAAAATTGCCACTTCCGCCTGGAAAATTGCCACCCCCGCCTGGAAAATTGCCACCCCCACCTGGAAAATTGCCACCCCCACCTGGAAGAGTGCCCCCTCCAGCTCCAACATCTGATCCAAAATCTCCTGCAGCCCCAAAACCTGCTCCTCCAGTGCCAGGATCTGCTGCTACAACTACAGAACCTGCTAGTCGAGGCCCACAACCTGCTGCCGCCTCTCCTCCTCCACCTCCTCCTTCAAACAATCTTGCGCCTAGAGCTCCTCCACCCCCGAAGATTGGCCAAGCTCCACCTAATCCTCCAAAAGCAGGTAATATGCCAAAGCCCCCAAACGTTAAAGGTCGTTCTTCCGCGAACAAGGAAACTAGTGACTCTGGCAGTCAGAAAGCAAAATTGAAGCCGTTCTTTTGGGACAAAGTTCTTGCTAACCCTGAGCGGTCCATGGTGTGGAATGAATTAAAGGCGGGCTCATTCCAGTAAGGGCTTTCGTTTGTGATTCTTGAACATAAATGTTGCAGAATATAAAATTCTTCCTGAAATTTATTTCGTGTGTACAGGTTCAATGAGGAGATGATGGAAGACCTATTTGGTTATAACAAAGTggagaacaaaaaaaatgaccATGACAGCAAGAAACAACCGGCCAAGGCCGCTccaaaatttattcaaataattgATCCTAAGAAAGCTCAAAACTTATCAATACTGTTGAAAGCATTAAATGTGACAACCGAAGAAGTCTGTGACGCCATCCAGGAAGGTGACTCATTCTAACTTTAATTACCagccaaaaaaaaagaagatattatTTAGTATGCCAAACACACTAAGTTTTACCGAGTATGAATGTGGACTTTGAATTCTTTTCCTTCCCATTCTTCCTTTCTTACGCTTCTAAGGAAAATGAAAGAGtttgttttttttcaatttatgtGCTACCAAATTATTGTTTTGTTCGTGAGCATCGTAATAGCTTTACTGTAATTAAGGTATGTTTCCCGGGGGCTATAAAAGCCTGCATTGGCTTTCTGTAAATTGACATGATTAAGTAGGATTTTCAATGGATCAGAGATCCGATTTGACTGATGGCTAATGGATCGGATATGGATCACTCTAAAAAAACCTATCCATTAACGATTTGATCAGACAACGATCTGATCTACCAAGTATCAAATAAGGATCAAATACAATCCAATCCATTGACAACCTAATCCtactatttataattatatatatatatatatatatatatatatatatatatatattatataactctATATAAGAATAAACTATTTATAGTAATCAAAAGTTACAGTCCCAGCTCGAGACTAGTTataattagaaataattttaacaTTGTAATATTCTATACTTAAGCACaccttttgtatatttttgtaaaagataaaattgtttagtattttaaatgtatattcaaaatatttaagcatgttacatcatttttttttaaaagaaacttaaaatatttgtttatttgtttcaAAGTTGGTAAGTTATAATGGCTTGATTGTTTGTGTTATACAGTTTCCTTTAACTTGCGCATCCATAATAACTAATGTATTCTTGAATCTTATggtatatatttcaaattcatgtaTTTATTACACAAGTAAAAGAAGGTATTATTTGGtactagcctataacccgtTCGATGCACGAgtgtaatttaataattaataatcttGTATATGTGTTTAAATTGATAATTGATTTTAGTATGTTGTTGGCGGGATTCGAAACTTAGAGTTCTAGTAGCATCTtagtgaaatataaaaaatttagtaacGGTTCTcatcaatttaatttaagtGATCCAACGATTATAATGCATTGTACCGGACTCCAAACCAACGACCAAATTTTTGCATGTTTgactttaataatatagtatagatgccAAACGCACTAAGTTTTACCGAGTATGAATGTGGATCATGAATTCTTTTCCTTTCCATTCTTCCTTTCTTCCGCTTGGAAGGGAAATGAAAGTGTTTCTTTTTCAGTTGATGTGCTTCCAAATTATTGTATTGTTCGTGAGCATCGTAATAGCTCCTTAGTTCTATTGCAATTAAGGTATGTTTCACGGGGGCTACAAAAGCCCGCACGGGCTCTCTATAAATTGACATGATGAGGTAGGCTTGTCAATAGACCATAGATCTGATTTCACCGATGGTTAATGGATCCAATATGGACCATGCGAAAAAATGGATCAATTAACGAGTCGATTTGACAACGATCTGGCTCAATAAGTATGAGTAcaccctccgtccccctgaattgtatttctgaataaaaatttaatatattttatgaaagcattaaagtgtgtgtcaaatagtgaacgtatagaattaaatgggacagagggagtatatatataggctagtatttaaatacaaattaaaaccagtacaatttagtgatatatacttttatacatagtgatttgtgttgcaaATTTTagcgattttttttaaatatagtgATCAGGCAAAAATGGAGTAAAATGGGGTGAGATGGTTGTGGTGAGTGAGGTTGTGCGAGAGAGGGGTTGGGGATAGCGCGTGTATTATGAACAAATGTTGTGCAAAGGGGGATGGCGGCTTGGTGGCATCGACTAGGATGGGGTTCCGTCGGCGGTCACCAATCCGGCGAGTGAGAGGTCGAAGGCACATAGGTGCAGGTGCAGGGAAGTCACCGAAGCGGAGTGGAGGTGGTGTTGACGGGCAGCAGCGTTGACATCAATTGAGGTGGTGAAGATGTGTTGATGGCTATGGGGTTAAAGGTGGTTGATTGATGGTGGGTGATTTACAGTAATGGTGGACAGTAgttgaaaaagaaagagaaggaGAGGCAGTAGTGAGGAAAATGAGGGAAGCAGTGGTGGAGGTTGGGGTGGATTGGTGGTGGTAGAGATAGTGGAGGTGaacatggaggtggtggacacGGAGGGGGCGGGGGGGCATGGAGGTTGTGAGGGTGGAGATGGCAGAGCTGGAGGCAGTTGTGGGGTTGGTGGAGGTTTCAGTGGTACTTGCTTTAGAAATAAGTGATATTCAGGCTGGGTTTGTAGTTTATAGAATAAGGGAGTTTGTAGTAGAATAAGActctctatatataataaattatatacatgtACAGTAGAAACTATTTATTCTATATTCTTTATAGTAATGAAAAGTTACAGTCCCAGCTCGGGACcggttattatataaaataacttTAACGCTATAATATTCTATACTTTATTAAGTACATCTtctgtaaatataaaatatatatatgtatatatatatatatatatataattgctaaaaatttgtaaatatataatcatggtacataaatatttaagataaactagaaatatttgtttatttgtttcaAAGTTGTATGTTGTAGTGATTTGATTGTTTGTGTTAATACGCTTTCCTTTACTTGTGCATTCATAGTAACTAATGTATTCTTGAATCCTATGGTATTTATTTCAATGTCATGTATTTATTACAAAAGTAAATATTTGTTGCTTATTTTGTAAAACTAATAATAAATcttttaaattcatatatttaatatttaaagaatttctttattaattatttattataattataatttttttacgtCAACCTCTAGTTAAAGAAAAACCCtccataataataaatttttcggTCCCAATAATATTACTTTATAAAGATTTTTCTGTATATCAAAAGTCATACTTGTGAATATATTCTTGAGGATATTATTGATGAGCACCTTTCACTTTCGAGGGCAAATAAATACTGCAATTTCCACTTCATCTTTTAAGTTCATTTAAgtgtttgaaaattttgtttaaagtttaaacattGTCAAATGGttgtattaatatatttgttgaCAACTAATTTATTATTGTGTGTTTTTTAATTTCCAAATTTTGTTAAATCATTTAGTTCACTCTTAAATAtaagtaattttttaaaatattccgATCTGACATGATCCGTACGGATCCGGATATTGATCAGGCTATAAACCGAGTTGATCCGATCTGAATTTATATCCGAAAAGGTAAATGTTTCTGGATATGGATTTGGCCTGATCCGATCTGAACCGATGGATATGGATTTGGCCGAATCCAATCTGAACTGATCCATTGACAAACATATGATGAGGTAATGAAGTCGAATGAGAAGTCATGTATTCTGTCTAGATTTACATATTGACTTTAAATTAAGATATAGCATTTCTTTGGTTTTAAATAGCAGAAGAAATAGTAagtaaaatttgatattttgttCAATTACTGGTCAATAGAAGTCTGGAGATTCAGTTGGGGAACCTTACACGTCTAAATTCTTGCTTAATTATGTTTAAGATGGTCAAATAATCTTATACAGATTTATTAACTATGGGAAGTCACTTAGATTTCACTTATTAGGGATAATGATACTTGAGTAGTAGGGTCTAAGCATCCTGAActtaaaagtactatatataggTTCAGTGTATATGCATTGAACATCACCAGAGGcatacaataatttaaatagctGGTAATTTCATAGTCTTACTATAAAATGCATATACCAAATACATTAATTCTATAGTTTTTTTTTGCAATAACTAGGTAACGAGCTTCCTCCAGAGCTCATTGAGACTCTGTTAAAGATGGCACCAACATCACAAGAAGAGCTACAGCTCAGGTTATACAGCGATGACATCTCTAAACTTGGACCTGCTGACCGCTTCATCAAAATTTTGGTTGACATCCCATTTGCTTACCAGCGTCTGGAGGCTTTGTTGTTTATGTGTACTCTTCAGAATGAGTCATTTTCAATAAAAGAGTATTTTGCAGTATTGGAGGTACCTTATTgaacttaataaaaaaaatgttctgTTTTACAACTTCAGTGCAACCCTAAATTTTACTTCTGCAGTTACATACATAAGTTTACCGCTCCTCATAGCTTTTGCACTTGCACATGCACAATGATTAATGTCGAGTTTCAAATCCAGATGCTATATTATTGCAATTTGCCATCGAAATATGAAGGAATATATAAGTTCTTTGGGTGACAGAACTATTTGAATCTTGAAGTGAGCTATACagatattaattattttcagtGTTATGAATGAGATTTTGTTGGTCATTAGCCCAGTTGAACATGCAGGTAGCATGCAAGGAGCTTAAGAACAGCAGACTTTTTCTAAAACTCCTAGAAGCAGTTCTTAAAACTGGCAATCGTATGAACGATGGTACTTTCCGTGGTGGCGCAAAGGCATTCAAGCTTGATACACTTCTAAAATTATCAGATGTTAAAGGAGCTGATGGCAAGACTACGCTCCTCCACTTTGTTGTTCTAGAAATAATTAGAACTGAAGGTAAACGCGCGGCACGCATAGTAAGAGAGAATGGTATCATGAATGGCATCAAAGCAGAAGACCTTATTGAGGAAACACCGGAAAACCTTTTTAATCTTGGTCTTGATGTAGTCTCGAATTTAAGTGATGAGCTTGCACATGTTAAAAAGGCTGCAGTATTGGATGTTGATATGGTGACAAGCACAGTCGCCAAGCTTGCTCTCTCGCTAAATCAATCCAAGAAACTTCTGAACAATGAACTGAGTGGCTTAGAAGAAGAATGTGAGTTCCGTCAAACGCTTGCTGAATTTATTGAGCAGGCAGATGGTGATATCCTGTGGATgctagaagaagaaaaaaagatgACTGCTCTTGTCAAGAGCACAGCTGATTACTTTCATGGGACTCCAGGAAAAGATGAGGGAATGCGATTATTTTTAGTTGTTCGTGACTTTTTAGTTATGGTAGATAAGGTATGTCAAGAGGTAAAAAAATCAGGACTAGATCAACTGAAGACTCCCAAGAAAGAGGCTCAAAGTGCATCAACTTCTCAAGCTCAGCAAAAGCAACAGAAGTAGCAGAAGCAAACTTCTCCGCATGTTCCTAAAAACCTGTTTCATGCTATTAAGGAGCAACAGAAGCATGATTTCAGTTCAGATGACGAAAGCTGATGCATATAAGTTTCGGCCCTGACAGGTATTAATATTTTACCTCTAAAATAATATga of Daucus carota subsp. sativus chromosome 3, DH1 v3.0, whole genome shotgun sequence contains these proteins:
- the LOC108211499 gene encoding formin-like protein 5; this encodes MALFLFCCFRGRRKKIHPKDGLRVGSPVIHNSLSSVNSFSAESEDSLAVDLEAEALEVSQEDTSTILPVPPGRVRGPTPKFTAGKRFFGRSANVNRYTIKPDNSLTEEKVPEEKAAGEKAEEEKASEEEVSEEKVSEEKVSEEEEKVSKEKESEPTDAPPPDSPAKLPLPPGKLPPPPGKLPPPPGKLPPPPGRVPPPAPTSDPKSPAAPKPAPPVPGSAATTTEPASRGPQPAAASPPPPPPSNNLAPRAPPPPKIGQAPPNPPKAGNMPKPPNVKGRSSANKETSDSGSQKAKLKPFFWDKVLANPERSMVWNELKAGSFQFNEEMMEDLFGYNKVENKKNDHDSKKQPAKAAPKFIQIIDPKKAQNLSILLKALNVTTEEVCDAIQEGNELPPELIETLLKMAPTSQEELQLRLYSDDISKLGPADRFIKILVDIPFAYQRLEALLFMCTLQNESFSIKEYFAVLEVACKELKNSRLFLKLLEAVLKTGNRMNDGTFRGGAKAFKLDTLLKLSDVKGADGKTTLLHFVVLEIIRTEGKRAARIVRENGIMNGIKAEDLIEETPENLFNLGLDVVSNLSDELAHVKKAAVLDVDMVTSTVAKLALSLNQSKKLLNNELSGLEEECEFRQTLAEFIEQADGDILWMLEEEKKMTALVKSTADYFHGTPGKDEGMRLFLVVRDFLVMVDKVCQEVKKSGLDQLKTPKKEAQSASTSQAQQKQQK